A window of Malania oleifera isolate guangnan ecotype guangnan chromosome 5, ASM2987363v1, whole genome shotgun sequence contains these coding sequences:
- the LOC131154991 gene encoding uncharacterized protein LOC131154991, with protein MSSITQGIMMALTVTVNRFASSNAHAVHRRRGRRRRDATSADMGRRGLLLSTVIAAPQASDSRNEILKKYLKKSEENKAKNDKERLNSYYKRNYKDYFELVEGSLKGKTEPLSESDKGILDWLRRNK; from the exons ATGAGTTCAATAACACAGGGTATTATGATGGCTCTCACTGTTACTGTAAACAGGTTTGCTTCTTCAAATGCACACGCAGTCCATAGacgaagaggaagaagaagaagggacgCAACCTCCGCAGATATGGGAAGGAGAGGCCTCCTTCTCTCCACCGTAATTGCAGCTCCCCAAGCCTCCGACTCTCGCAATGAGATTCTCAAAA AATATCTGAAGAAGTCCGAGGAAAACAAGGCCAAAAATGACAAGGAG AGATTGAATAGCTATTACAAGCGGAACTACAAGGATTACTTCGAACTTGTAGAAGGGTCTTTGAAGGGAAAAACAGAGCCGCTGTCTGAGTCAGACAAGGGCATCCTTGATTGGCTTCGAAGAAACAAATGA